One part of the Vicia villosa cultivar HV-30 ecotype Madison, WI linkage group LG6, Vvil1.0, whole genome shotgun sequence genome encodes these proteins:
- the LOC131608897 gene encoding phenolic glucoside malonyltransferase 1-like, which translates to MASYKNNIKIHEHVKVVPPSSSNQSTTTTPLTFFDIICLRFHPVERIFFYTLPNSQSHPSFFFQKIVVNLKSSLSLTLQHFLPIAGKIVWPSDSSKPFIQFNPNDNDNGVSLLIVESDADFNHVIGNSPHEASLSRSFIPNLESSDSFASIISYEARTPLRVGVSRYYLTPNHHGVFDGKSSSMFIKAWAYLCNKESPTLLRELEPLLNRDFIKDTNENNSIEMLSKIFPSEKGNERSLKISPFEPKFEESVRATFKLTREDLDKIKQRVLSKWELFDTNESKPHTLSSFILTCAYLIVTIAKAINGVKKEKEKFSFMFAVDCRARLEAPIPSNYFGNCVSGHFIDTDPLDFNKEDGVFVVAKCIYEKIKMIKEKGVFEGKILDVFVKYYSLNSEGYEIIGVTGSNRFGVYEIDFGLGRPEKVEIVSTDRSLTIGLAESKDGNGGVEVGLVPNKHVMDLFSTLFLEGL; encoded by the exons ATGGCTTCCTACAAAAACAACATTAaaattcatgaacatgtcaaagTTGTTCCTCCATCATCATCAAaccaatcaacaacaacaacgcctTTAACTTTCTTTGACATAATATGTTTAAGGTTCCATCCTGTAGAGCGTATCTTCTTCTACACACTCCCAAATTCACAATCACACCCTTCtttctttttccaaaaaattgTTGTAAATCTCAAGTCTTCGCTCTCTTTAACCCTCCAACACTTTCTCCCTATAGCTGGTAAAATCGTCTGGCCTTCGGATTCTTCAAAACCATTCATCCAATTCAATcccaatgataatgataatggagTTTCTTTGCTCATAGTAGAGTCTGATGCCGATTTCAATCATGTCATTGGTAATTCACCCCATGAAGCTTCTTTGTCACgttcttttattcctaacttGGAATCATCAGATTCGTTTGCTTCTATTATctcctatgaagcacggacacctctaAGAGTAGGCGTGTCGCGGT ATTATCTCACTCCAAATCACCATGGTGTTTTTGATGGAAAGTCTTCATCCATGTTCATCAAAGCTTGGGCTTATCTATGCAACAAAGAATCACCAACTTTGTTGCGAGAGTTAGAGCCTTTACTCAATAGAGATTTCATCAAAGACACAAATGAAAATAACTCAATCGAGATGTTATCCAAGATATTCCCGAGTGAAAAAGGAAACGAAAGAAGCCTAAAGATTTCTCCTTTTGAACCAAAATTCGAAGAATCTGTCCGTGCTACGTTCAAGCTCACACGTGAagatttggataaaataaagcaaAGGGTGTTATCCAAATGGGAATTATTCGATACAAATGAATCAAAACCGCATACTCTATCCTCTTTTATTCTCACTTGTGCTTATTTGATTGTTACTATTGCAAAAGCTATTAATggagttaaaaaagaaaaagaaaagttttcttttatgtttgcaGTAGATTGTAGAGCAAGGTTGGAAGCGCCAATACCAAGTAACTATTTTGGAAACTGCGTATCGGGGCATTTTATTGATACAGATCCATTGGATTTCAATAAAGAAGATGGTGTCTTTGTAGTTGCTAAGTGTATTTAtgagaaaataaaaatgataaaagaaaagggtgtttttgaaggaaaaattttggatgtgtttgttaaaTATTATTCTTTAAATAGTGAAGGATATGAAATCATAGGAGTGACAGGTTCTAATAGGTTTGGTGTTTATGAGATTGATTTTGGTTTGGGAAGGCCGGAAAAGGTGGAGATAGTGTCCACTGATAGAAGTTTAACAATTGGTTTGGCAGAGAGTAAAGATGGCAATGGTGGAGTTGAAGTTGGTCTTGTTCCCAATAAACATGTAATGGATCTCTTTAGCACTTTGTTCCTTGAAGGactatga
- the LOC131608896 gene encoding phenolic glucoside malonyltransferase 1-like, with protein sequence MASNNIKIHEHFKVVPTSSTQTTTITPLTYFDRFWLRFHPVERVFFYTLPNSQSHPSFFFQEIVPNLKSSLALTLQHFLPLAGKIVWPSDSSKPFIQFNPNDEDGVSLLIAESDLDFNHLIENSPQEASLSRSLIPYLESTDSFASVISIQITLFPKNGFSIGISTHHAVLDGKSSTMFIKAWAYLCNKIIKTLEESPTLSPKLEPSFNREIIKENNSIESLSKIFPREKGNERSLKIFPFEPKLEESVRATFKLTREDLDQIKQRVLSKWDIFETNDPKPENLSSFVLTCAYSLVCIAKAIQGVEKEREKFTFAFTIDCRSRLEPPIPNNYFGNCVLGHFINTQPLDFIKEDGLNLVSKSIYDQIKLIKEEGVFEGIKDVFAKYTSLVSEGVEIIGVAGSNRFGVYETDFGWGRPEKVEIVSIDRGLTIGLAESKDGNGGVEVGLVLNKHVMDRFSTLFLEGLSID encoded by the coding sequence ATGGCTTCCAACAACATTAAAATTCACGAACACTTTAAGGTAGttccaacatcatcaactcaaacaacaacaataaccccTCTCACTTACTTTGATAGATTTTGGCTACGGTTTCATCCGGTAGAACGTGTTTTCTTCTACACCCTCCCAAATTCACAATCACACCCCTCTTTCTTCTTCCAAGAAATAGTTCCAAATCTCAAATCTTCACTTGCTTTAACCCTCCAACACTTTCTCCCTTTAGCCGGTAAAATCGTTTGGCCTTCTGATTCTTCAAAACCATTCATCCAATTCAATCCCAACGATGAAGACGGAGTTTCATTACTAATTGCAGAATCTGATTTAGATTTCAACCATCTCATTGAAAACTCACCACAAGAAGCTTCGTTGTCTCGTTCGCTTATACCCTATTTAGAATCAACAGATTCTTTTGCTTCTGTTATCTCAATTCAAATAACCCTTTTTCCGAAAAATGGTTTTTCTATAGGTATCAGCACACACCATGCAGTTCTTGATGGAAAATCTTCAACCATGTTCATCAAAGCATGGGCTTATCTATGCAACAAAATAATCAAAACCCTAGAAGAATCACCAACTTTGTCGCCAAAATTAGAGCCTTCATTCAATAGAGAaatcatcaaagaaaataacTCAATCGAGAGCTTATCCAAGATATTCCCAAGAGAAAAAGGAAACGAACGAAGCCTAAAGATTTTTCCTTTTGAACCAAAACTCGAAGAATCTGTCCGTGCTACGTTCAAGCTCACACGCGAAGATTTGGATCAAATAAAACAAAGGGTGTTATCGAAATGGGATATATTCGAAACAAATGATCCAAAGCCAGAGAATTTATCGTCGTTTGTTCTCACTTGTGCTTATTCACTAGTTTGCATTGCAAAAGCCATTCAAGGAGTTGAAAAGGAGAGAGAAAAGTTTACATTTGCTTTCACTATAGATTGCAGATCGAGGTTAGAACCACCAATACCAAATAACTATTTTGGAAACTGTGTATTAGGGCATTTCATTAACACACAACCATTGGATTTCATAAAAGAAGATGGTTTGAATTTAGTTTCAAaaagtatttatgatcaaatcaAGTTGATAAAAGAAGAGGGTGTTTTTGAAGGAATTAAAGATGTGTTTGCTAAATATACTTCTTTGGTAAGTGAAGGAGTTGAAATTATAGGAGTGGCGGGGTCTAATAGGTTTGGTGTTTATGAGACTGATTTCGGTTGGGGAAGGCCGGAGAAGGTGGAGATAGTGTCGATCGATAGAGGTTTAACAATTGGTTTGGCAGAGAGCAAAGATGGTAATGGTGGAGTTGAAGTTGGGCTTGTTCTTAATAAACATGTAATGGATCGCTTTAGCACTTTGTTTCTTGAAGGACTAagcattgattga
- the LOC131608900 gene encoding phenolic glucoside malonyltransferase 1-like, with translation MASNKNNIKIHQHVKVVPPSSSIQSTTTTPLTLYDIIWLRFHPSERIYFYALRDPHSHPTFFFQEIVPNLKSSLSLTLQHFLPLAGKIVWPSDSSKPFIQFNPNDDDNGVSLLIAESDADFNHVIENSPHEASLTRSFIPNLESSDAFASTMSLQITLFPNCGFSIGITQHHAIFDGKSLSMFVKAWAYLCNKIIGFETPTLLPELEPLFNRDIIKDKNEKNAIEILSRISPTEKGNERSLKIFPSEPKLEESSRATFKLSREDLDKIKQNVLSKWEIFDTNKSKPQTLSSFILTCAYSVVTIAKAIHGVGKEKEKFAFTFAVDCRARLEPPLPNNYFGNCVSGDFIHLKPFDFEKEDGVFVVAKCIYEKIKMINEKGILNREKTGDRYKSIYNEGYKKVGVAGSNRFSVYENDFGYGRPEKVEIVSIDRGLGFGYGDSKDGNGGVEIGLVLNKHVMDHFSKMFHEGLCCN, from the coding sequence ATGGCATCCAACAAAAACAACATTAAAATCCATCAACATGTCAAAGTTGttccaccatcatcatcaatccaatcaacaacaacaacccctCTCACTTTGTATGACATAATCTGGCTAAGGTTTCATCCGTCAGAGCGAATCTACTTTTATGCACTCCGTGATCCACACTCTCACCCTACTTTTTTCTTTCAAGAAATTGTTCCAAATCTAAAATCTTCACTCTCTTTAACCCTTCAACACTTTCTCCCTTTAGCTGGTAAAATCGTTTGGCCTTCTGATTCTTCAAAACCATTCATCCAATTCAATCccaatgatgatgataatggagTTTCATTACTCATTGCAGAATCTGATGCTGATTTTAATCATGTCATTGAAAACTCACCCCATGAAGCTTCTTTGACTCGCTCTTTTATTCCCAACTTAGAATCATCAGATGCGTTTGCTTCTACTATGTCCCTCCAAATCACTCTTTTCCCAAATTGTGGCTTTAGCATAGGAATCACGCAACACCATGCTATTTTTGATGGAAAATCATTATCCATGTTCGTCAAAGCTTGGGCTTATCTATGCAACAAAATAATTGGATTTGAAACACCAACTTTGTTGCCAGAGTTAGAGCCTTTATTCAACAGAGATATCATCAaagacaaaaatgaaaaaaatgcaaTCGAGATTTTATCCAGGATATCTCCAACCGAAAAAGGAAATGAAAGAAGCCTAAAGATTTTTCCTTCTGAACCAAAACTCGAAGAATCTTCCCGTGCTACGTTCAAGCTTTCACGTGAagatttggataaaataaagcaaaatgTGTTATCCAAATGGGAAATATTCGATACAAACAAATCAAAGCCACAAACTCTATCCTCTTTTATTCTCACTTGTGCTTATTCAGTTGTTACTATTGCAAAAGCTATTCATGgagttggaaaagagaaagaaaagtttGCTTTTACTTTTGCAGTAGATTGTAGAGCAAGGTTAGAACCACCATTACCAAATAATTATTTTGGAAACTGTGTATCGGGCGATTTCATTCATCTAAAACCATTTGATTTCGAAAAAGAAGATGGTGTCTTTGTAGTTGCGAAGTGTATTTATGAGAAAATAAAGATGATAAATGAAAAGGGAATTCTAAACAGAGAAAAAACAGGTGATAGATATAAATCTATATATAATGAGGGATATAAAAAAGTTGGGGTGGCTGGGTCTAATAGATTTTCTGTTTATGAGAACGATTTTGGTTATGGAAGGCCAGAAAAGGTGGAAATAGTGTCGATCGATAGAGGTTTAGGATTTGGTTATGGAGATAGCAAAGATGGCAATGGTGGAGTTGAAATTGGTCTGGTTCTGAATAAACATGTAATGGATCACTTTAGCAAAATGTTTCATGAAGGACTATGTTGTAATTGA
- the LOC131613189 gene encoding uncharacterized protein LOC131613189, producing MVFGERWMKWMEALVFSSKMSVVVNGSPTKEFIVERGLRQGNPISPFLFIVAAERLKCLVSRAVDNGDYAGFFVNNSCFNDVLQFADDTLMVGDATWAHLWAIKSVLKGFEMILGLEINFHKRKLIGINISNNFIDMATNFLACRREDKEFTLLGIRVGSNPKRVATWEPLILKMKKRLASWKGRFLSIGGRLTLLKSVLGSLAIFTLSFYKAPKKVIKELIRIQSNFLWGGEEGKKCIHWERWDVVCLSVEKGGLGVTRMEDFNLALLSKWK from the coding sequence ATGGTATTCGGGGAgagatggatgaaatggatggaagctTTGGTCTTTTCAAGCAAGATGTCGGTGGTGGTGAATGGTAGTCCCACTAAAGAGTTTATTGTAGAAAGAGGTTTGAGACAAGGTAATCCTATCTCACCTTTCCTTTTTATAGTGGCGGCCGAGAGGTTGAAGTGCTTAGTTAGTAGAGCGGTAGATAACGGGGATTATGCGGGTTTCTTCGTCaacaattcttgtttcaatgacGTACTTCAATTTGCCGATGACACGCTTATGGTAGGTGATGCTACTTGGGCTCACTTATGGGCAATCAAGTCGGTGCTTAAGGGGTTTGAAATGATCTTGGGTTTAGAAATAAACTTTCACAAGAGAAAGCTCATTGGCATAAACATTAGCAACAATTTCATTGATATGGCTACTAATTTCTTAGCTTGTAGGAGGGAAGACAAGGAGTTTACGTTGTTGGGTATACGTGTAGGAAGTAACCCAAAAAGAGTCGCAACTTGGGAACCGTTGATTTTAAAGATGAAGAAGAGGTTGGCCTCTTGGAAAGGGAGGTTTCTTAGTATAGGGGGGAGGCTTACGCTTCTAAAGTCGGTGTTAGGAAGCTTGGCGATTTTCACTTTATCTTTCTACAAGGCACCTAAGAAAGTGATCAAGGAGTTAATAAGGATTCAAAGCAATTTTTTGTGGGGAGGGGAGGAAGGTAAAAAATGCATTCATTGGGAGAGATGGGATGTGGTTTGTCTTTCGGTAGAAAAAGGCGGGTTGGGAGTTACACGGATGGAGGATTTCAACTTGGCGCTTTTAAGCAAGTGGAAATAG